TAGGTCTTGCCCGTACCGGTCGCCATGACCAGCAGCAGCCGGTTCTGACCCTTGGCGATTGCCTCGGTGGCGGCATTGACTGCGCTCGCCTGGTAATACCGCGGCGTCCGACCACTCCCGTCGTCGTAGTAGTCCTGGAGGACGACGGGATCGGCCTCGGCCGGGAGGCCTTTCCACGCTCGGTACTTCGCCCAGAGCGTCGCAGGGGAAGGGAACTCGCCGAGGCCCAGATTTCGCTCGATGTCGCCTTCAGTGGCGGTGCGATCGTGGAAGACGAAGCCGTCGCCGTTGGACGAGAAGACGAACGGCAGGTCCAGCGTGTGCGCGTAGCCCAGGGCCTGCTGCAAACCGTCGCCAATGCCGCAGGTGTTGTCCTTGGCTTCGATGACAGCGAGGGGGATGTTCGGTTTGTAGTAGAGGATGTAGTCGGCCCGCTTGGCAGCGCCGCGTGAGACGAGCTTGCCGCGGACGATCACGCGCCCTTTCGTAAAACTGACTTCCTCGCGCAGCTGCGTCTGCTCATCCCATCCAGCCGCGCGAAGCGCCGGAGTGATGAACTTCGTACAGATGTCGCGCTCGCTGAGCTCCTTCTTGTTCATCCGATGGGGGTTACGGCTTCGCCGCGCGGGGTAGTTTACCTTGTCTCGAGCTTCTCGGAAGTTGTCGGTGTTCGTCTGACACCGCTCACCGCCCCCACACCGCCATTCGCCGGAACCCCCGATCCCGCGCCGCCGCGGACCGTATCCTCCTCTCGACATGTCCATGCATGACGTCCTGACGATCCAGGGGGCGCGCAAGAAGTTCGGCCCCGTCGCCGCGCTGGACGGCGCCAGCCTGGCCCTGCGCGAGGGAGAAATGCTGGCGCTGCTCGGACCCAACGGCGCCGGCAAGACGACGCTCATCCGCGCCATTTCCGGGCGCGTGCAGCTCGACGCCGGGGAGATCCGCTTGTTCGGCACGCCGTTGACGGGGCGCACGACTCCGCCGGAGCTGGGCATCGTCCCGCAGGAGCTCGCCATCTATCCGTCGCTCACGGCCCGCGAGAACCTCGAAGCGTTCGCGCGCCTGCAGGGTCTGAGGGGCGGCGACGTCGACGCGCAGGTGAAGTGGGCATTGACGGTGACGGCGCTGGACGACCGGGCGCGCGAGCCGGTGAAAGCGTTCTCCGGGGGCATGAAGCGGCGGCTCAACATCGCCTGCGGCGTCATCCACCGGCCGCGCGTCGTGCTGCTCGACGAGCCGACCGTCGGCGTCGATCCGCAGAGCCGCGAGCGGATTTACGACATGCTGGGCGAGCTCACCCGCGCCGGCGTCTCGCTCCTGCTCACGACCCACCATCTCGAGGAGGCCGAAGCGCGCTGCTCGCGGACGGTGATCATCGATCACGGCAAGGTGATCGCCGCCGGCACGCTGCCCGAGCTGGTCGATCGCACGGTCGGACGCCATCGCATCGTGACGCTCCGGGTGAACGCGCCGCTGCCGGCCACGCTGCCCGGCGTCGACGCCGCCGCGGACGATCCGCGCGTGCTGCGGGCGCGGGTGACGAACGTCGCGCGCGAACTGCCGGCCCTGCTCGCCGCGGTGGCGCAACAGAGCAGGGACGTCGAGGACGTCGACGTGCGCGGCCCGAGCCTGCAGGCGGTGTTCATTCATCTGACCGGAAGGGAGCTGCGGGAATGATTCCGACGCTGCTGCGGGTGAGCTGGACGAATCTCAAGCGCGACCGCGTCGCGCAGGCGCTGACGTTCCTCCTGCCGATCCTCTTCTTCTCGATCTTCGCGACCGTGTTCGGCAATCAGGGGCGCGACGGCACGTCGCGGGTCCGCATCGCCGTCGTCGACGAGGACGGCAGCGAGCTGAGCCGGCGGATCGTCGCCGGGCTGCAGCAGGAGACGGCGCTTCGGGTGCGCGTCAGTGCCGACCAGGCGGGCCAGGGCGCCACTCTGACGCGCGCCGCCGCCGAACAGTTGGTGAAGAACGGCGACGTTCCCGTGGCGGTGGTGCTGCCCAAGGGCATCGGCGCGTCGGCGACCGCGTTCACGCGCGATCCGGCAGCGCCGCGGATTCAGCTCCTCGCGGACGTGTCCGATCCGGTCGCGCCCCAGATGGTCAACGGACTGCTGCAGAAGGTGACGATGACCGCGGCGCCCGATCTGATGATGCAGGGGGGCATCCAGCAGTTCGAGCAGCACGCGGGCGTGCTGACGCCGGGACAGCGCAGCGCCGTCGACGCCTGGCTGCCGCAGCTGAAACCGGCAGCGGGCAGCGCCGCGTCCGCCGGCGCGGCGGGCAGCTTCGGCGTCGGTGTCGAGACGGTGGACGTGATGCGGCAGGGACGATCGGAAAGCCTGGTGTCGTTCTATGCCGCCGGCGTCGGCGTGATGTTCCTGCTGTTCTCCGTTTCCGCCGGGGGCGGCACGCTCCTCGACGAAGTGGATTCCGGCACGCTGGACCGCGTCCTCTCCACCCGGGTCGGCATGAGCGGGCTGCTGGTGGGCAAGTGGCTGTTCCTCGCGCTGGTGGGCGTGCTGCAGCTCACGGTGATGTTCGTGTGGGGGCGTGTCGCGTTCGGTCTGGATCTGTTCAGCCACGTGCCCGGGTTCCTGATCATGACGCTGGTCACTGCCGGCGCGGCCGCGGCATTCGGCCTGATGCTGGCGACGCTGGCGCGCACGCGCGCGCAGCTCTCGGCGATCTCGACGATCATCATCCTGACGATGTCGGCGCTCGGCGGGAGCATGTTCCCCCGCTTTCTCATGAGCGAGACGATGCAGAAGCTCGGGCTGCTCACGTTCAACGGCTGGGCGCTCGACGGATACCTGAAGGTCTTCTGGCGCGACGCGCCGGTGCTGGCGCTGTGGCCGCAGGTGGCGGTGCTGATCGCGCTGACCGCCGTGTTCCTGGCGCTCGCGCGGACGTTCGCGCGCCGCTGGGAAACGGCGTAGCCGCGGTAAGATCGCGGCGTGAAGATCGCGCTCATCCAGCAATCCGCGTCGCACGACAAGGCCGACAACGTCCGGCGAGGCCTCGAGGCAGTCGATGCCGCCGCGACGCAGGGGGCGGCGCTCGTCGTCTTCGCCGAGCTCGCGTTCGAGCGGTTCCACCCGCAGCGTCCGGCCGACGGGGATCCGCTGCGGCTGGCCGAGCCGGTGCCCGGGCCGGTGACCGAGGCGTTTGCCGAGCGGGCGCGCCGGCACGGCGTGGTCATCGTGCTCAACCTCTACGAGCGCGACGGCGCGCGCGCGTACGACTGCTCGCCGGTGATCGACGCCGACGGCCGCCTGCTCGGACGGACCCGCATGGTGCACATCACCGAGTACGCCTGTTTCCACGAACAGGGGTATTACACGCCGGGCGACACGGGCGCGCCGGTGTACGACACGCGCGCCGGCCGCATCGGTGTCGCGATCTGCTATGACCGCCACTATCCCGAATACATGCGCGCGCTGGCCGTCGCCGGGGCGGACCTGGTCGTGGTCCCGCAGGCTGGCGCGGTCGGCGAGTGGCCCGAGGGGCTCTACGAAGCCGAGCTCCAGGTTGCGGCGTTTCAGAACGGCTACTACACGGCGTTGTGCAACCGCGTCGGCGACGAGGACTGCCTGACGTTCTCGGGCGAGTCGTTCGTCTGCGCCCCCGACGGCCGCGTCATCGCGCGCGCGCCGGCGCTGCGCGATGCGGTGCTCTACGCCGGCGTGGATCTCGGCGCAGCCTCGCGCTCGCATGCCAGGCGGTTGTTCATGCGCGATCGCCGGCCCGAGTTGTACGCGGACTGGATCGCGCGATGAGGGAACGGCTGATCGGCAGCTGGCGCCTGGTGTCGTACGAGACGAAGGACGCCGCCGGACGAACCGGGCGCCCTTACGGCAACGCTGTCGGGCGGATCTCGTACGACGCGAACGGCAACATGACCGGTCAAGTGATGCGTCCGGACCGGCCGGCGGTCGAGCCCGGCACGGAGCACGCACACCAGGCGCGAACCGCGTTCCTCGGCTACATCGCGTACTTCGGCACGTATGACGTCGCGCCGGACGGCCGCTCGGTAGTGCATCACGTGCAGGGAGCGTTGAATCCCGCCTGGGTCGGCGGCGATCAGGTGCGGCAGATGCGGTTCGACGGGGACCGGTTGATCCTGAGCACGGTGACGCGGAAAGACGGCGCCGCGCTGATCCACGAGCTCACGTGGGAGCGGTGTTGAAGGCGCGCCGGTGGGCGGTGGTCCTGCTGGTGCTGCTGGCGGCGGCGTGCGGCGATCTGCGGGTGAAGCTCGCGGTCTTCAACACGGCGGCGGAGGCGCGCAGCGGCGGCGCGTTCGCGGCCGGCTGGGTGCCCGAGGGCGTTCCCGCCGAGGCGTCCGACCTGCGCGTCGGCTACATGCCGGACGGGCGGCAGTGGGGCGTGTTTGCATTCCGTCCGTCGGACGCAGCCGCCGTCCGCGCGCTGACCCGCGACGAGATCACGTCCGGCCCGCTCACCTGCGATCCGCCAGGCCGCCTCGAGTTCTGGCCGCGGGTGATTCGGACGCCGGTGGACGTGGCGCGCGTGAACAGCACCGGGTTCCGTCTGTTCCACGGCGCCGACGGCCGCACGTACGCGATCAACTGGGGGCAGGGCAGGGCGTACTACTGGAAGTAGCATCGGCAGTGCGCAGTGCGCGGTGCGCGGTGCTCAGTGCTCGGTGCTCGGTGCTCGGTGGGGGGTGCGGCGGCGTGACGGGCGCGGCTTGTGAACGCTGCAGGGGGTTGGTATTATTGGGGTTCTGCCAACCCGCGTGGGGCGTGCCGAGGTAGCTCAGTTGGTAGAGCACAGCACTGAAAATGCTGGTGTCACTGGTTCGATTCCAGTCCTCGGCACCAATCTCCACTCGCAGCACTAATCGCACGGCGCACTGATCGCACTGATCGCACTGCGCACTGATCGCACCGCGCACCGCGCACCGCGCACTGCGCACTTGTACTTTCTCTCCGTCTCTGGTACCTTCCCGCTCGACGTGCACGCCACCCACATCTACTCGCGCGAATTGCCGTCCTGGCCGGTCGTGCCCCGACGGCGGGCGCATCGCTTCTGGTCGCAGCTCCTGCTGTTCGCGGCGTCGGTGCTGCTGGTCAACGGCCTGATCGGCGAGCGGGGCTGGCTGGCGACGGCCAGGGCGCGGCGCGCGTATGCGGCGGCGGCGCAGGAGCTCGCGCAGCTGCGCCACGACAACCAGGCGCTCCGCGAGCGCGCGCGGCAGTTGCGCAGCGACCCCCGCGCGATCGAGGCCGTTGCCCGCGGCGAGCTCGGCCTCGCCGCCGCGCACGAGATCGTCGTCACGGTTCGTACGGTGACCCCGGGCGCCCGTTAGGCGTCGCCCGCGGCCGCCGGACTACTTGCTCGTCACGGCGATGCCCCAGGGGCTGCCGCCCACGGCGATCTTCGCGTCGACCCTCCCCGACGCCGCGTCGATGATCGCGACATCGCCCGACGGCCCGTTCGCGGTGTAGAGCTGCCGGCCGTCGGCGCTGATGCCGATCCCCCACGGGCGCGTGCCCACATCCTCGATCGACCCGGCCAGCGACTGCGCCGCCACGTCCACGATCGCCACCGACTTCGCGCGGCCGAGCGTCACGAACAGCCGGGCGCCGTCAGGGGAGAGGACCTGGCCCATGGGCCGCGCCGGGATCGGGTTCGCCGGCGCCTTCGGAATCTGCAGCGTCTTCGTGACCGTGTGCGTCGCGGCGTCGAAGATGGTGATCGAGGCGGCGTTTTCCGCGGTCACGAAGCCGGTCCGCCCCTCGCGATCGAAGGCGATCGACCGCGGCCGCGGCCCGGTGGGAACGTGCGCCACCACCTTCAGCGTCGCCACGTCGACGCCGACGACCTCGTTGGTGCCTTCGCACGTCACATAGACGATCCGGCCGTCCGGCCTGATCGTGACCCCCTCCGGCTCCTCGCCGATCTTCACGCGCGCCTTGATCGCGCCGCTCTCGAGATCGAGCGCGGACAGTTCCGCCGTCTCTTCGTTCGAGATGAACATCATCCGCCCGTCGTTCGACAGCGCGAATGTTTCCGGATCCTGGCCGCTCTGATACTTCCGCACCAGCGTGCCGCTGGCCAGATCGATCACGCCGATGCCGTCCGCGGCCCGATCGGCCGGCGGCAGCTTGGATTCGTCCACGCCCGGGCCGGCGATCGGCGATCCCGACAAGGCGACGTAGATCAGGCGCCCGTCGCGCGAGACGGCGATCCCGCGCGGCCGCTTGCCGACGTCGATGCTGCGAACGACCTGCCGGCTGGCCGGATCGATGACGACGACGCGGCTGCCGGTTTCGTCGGTGACGTACACGCGCGGTCCGGCGGCTGGTGCCGCGGCCGGCGCGGGAGCTGGCGTGGCTGCTGACTGCTGAGGCGCGGGAGAGCGGTTGCACGCCGCCAGCAGGGCGGCGACGCCCAGCAGCGGCCACAGCGATCCCCGCAGGGATGACATGCGCATGCCCGACACGATATCCGCGAGCCGTGCGGCCTGACAACTGCGGTATCCTGCGTCCCATGTTGAGAGCGCTCGCGACCGCCGCGCTGGTGTGGCTCGCCGCCGCCGCCCCGCAGCCCGCCGCCGATCGGGTGACCACCGCCGCCGGGCCGATCGAAGGCGCCGGGGCCGTCGACGGGGTACGCAGTTTCAAGGGCATCCCATTCGCGGCGCCGCCGGTCGGACGCCTCCGGTGGCAGGCGCCGCAGCCGGTGCCGCAGTGGAAAGAGGTGCGGCCGGCGAAGGCGTTCGGCAACCAGTGCATGCAGCGGCGCCTGTTCGGCGACATGGTCTTCCGCGCCGCCGGGATGAGCGAAGACTGCCTGTATCTGAACGTCTGGACCCCGGCGACGCGCGCCTCCGAACGGCTGCCCGTGCTCGTCTATTTCTATGGCGGCGGCTTCGTCGCCGGCGACGGATCGGAGCCGCGCTATGACGGCGCGGCACTGGCGCGGCGCGGGCTGGTGACGCTGACCGTGAACTATCGCCTCAACGTGTTCGGCTTCCTCGCCCATCCGGAGCTGAGCCAGGAGTCGCCGCGGCGGACGTCCGGGAACTACGGCCTGCTCGACCAGGTCGCGGCGCTGCAATGGGTGCGCGACAACATCGCCGCGTTCGGCGGCGATCCGCGGAAGGTCACGATCGCCGGGGAGTCAGCCGGCTCGATCTCGGTCAGCGCGCTGATGGCGTCGCCGCTGTCCAGGGGCCTGATCGCCGGAGCCATCGGCGAGAGCGGCGCCGCCATGCCGCCGACCTGGACGCCGCTGCCGCTGGCGGAGGCCGAGACCGCCGGCCTCGCGTTCACCAAGCTGCTCGGGGACGCCCCGTTCTCCGAGGTCCGCGCCCTCCCCGCCGACCGCGTGCTCGAGGCGACCGCCGGTCCCGCCGCGGCCCGCTTTCCGATCGTCATCGACGGCTACTTCCTGCCGAAGACCCTGAACGAGATCTTCGCGGCCGGGCAGCAGGCGCAGGTGCCGCTGCTGGCCGGCTGGAACTCGCAGGAGAGCGGCCCCGGCGCGGTGCTCGGCCGCGGCAACCCACCGACGCCGGAGAATTTCACGCGGGCGGTCCGCCAGATCTTCAACGACACGACCGACGAGGCGTTGCGCCACTATCCGGCGACGACGCCGGAGCAGGTGCAACAGTCGGCGACCGATCTGGCCGGCGATCGCTTCATCGGCTTCAGCACCTGGAAGTGGGTGACGCTGCACGGCCGCGGCGGCAAGCCGCCGGTGTATCGCTACTTCTACACGCGGCCGCGTCCGGCGATGCGACCCGAAAAGGGGAACGCCGGCCCGGCCGGGGGCGCGGCGCATTCCGCCGAAATCGAATATGCGCTGGGGAATCTCGGCACGAACGAGGTGTACGCGTGGACGCCGGACGACTACAAAGTGTCGGAGACGTTCCAGGGCTACGTCGTGAACTTCGTCAAGACCGGCAATCCGAACGGCAGCGGGCTGCCGCCGTGGCCGGCGACGAACGCGGGAAGCGAGCAGCAGGTCCTGCGGATCGATGTGGTCACGAAGGCCGACCCGGACAAGTACCGCGAGCGCTACCTGTTTCTCGATCGGTTCTACTCGGTGAAATAGCGGCGACGGTCACCGCACCGATGTGATCGGCTGGCCGCCGGCGCTGTCGGCACAGGCGAATAAGAGATCAGGAGCAATCGTTCTTCTGGTGAAGAACATTGGCTTGCTCCTGGTCTCCCGTTCTGAGCCCGGACGTCAGACGGCGGCGACTTCTTCCGCCGCCACCAGGCCCAGCTCGCGGCGCACTTTGTCTTCGATCGCCTTGCAGATGGCCGGGTTGTCCTTCAGGAACTGCTTGACGTTCTCGCGCCCCTGGCCGAGGCGCTCGCCGCCGAACGCGAACCAGGTGCCGCTCTTCTCGACGATCCGCCGATCGACCGCGAGATCGAGCAGGTCCCCTTCCTTGGAAATGCCCTCGCCGTACATCACGTCGAACTCGGCCTCGCGGAACGGCGGCGCGACCTTGTTCTTGACGATCTTCACGCGCGTGCGGCCGCCGACGACGGTGTCGCCGTCTTTGATCGCGCCGATCCGG
This Vicinamibacterales bacterium DNA region includes the following protein-coding sequences:
- a CDS encoding type I restriction endonuclease, which codes for MNKKELSERDICTKFITPALRAAGWDEQTQLREEVSFTKGRVIVRGKLVSRGAAKRADYILYYKPNIPLAVIEAKDNTCGIGDGLQQALGYAHTLDLPFVFSSNGDGFVFHDRTATEGDIERNLGLGEFPSPATLWAKYRAWKGLPAEADPVVLQDYYDDGSGRTPRYYQASAVNAATEAIAKGQNRLLLVMATGTGKT
- a CDS encoding ABC transporter ATP-binding protein; the encoded protein is MSMHDVLTIQGARKKFGPVAALDGASLALREGEMLALLGPNGAGKTTLIRAISGRVQLDAGEIRLFGTPLTGRTTPPELGIVPQELAIYPSLTARENLEAFARLQGLRGGDVDAQVKWALTVTALDDRAREPVKAFSGGMKRRLNIACGVIHRPRVVLLDEPTVGVDPQSRERIYDMLGELTRAGVSLLLTTHHLEEAEARCSRTVIIDHGKVIAAGTLPELVDRTVGRHRIVTLRVNAPLPATLPGVDAAADDPRVLRARVTNVARELPALLAAVAQQSRDVEDVDVRGPSLQAVFIHLTGRELRE
- a CDS encoding ABC transporter permease, which translates into the protein MIPTLLRVSWTNLKRDRVAQALTFLLPILFFSIFATVFGNQGRDGTSRVRIAVVDEDGSELSRRIVAGLQQETALRVRVSADQAGQGATLTRAAAEQLVKNGDVPVAVVLPKGIGASATAFTRDPAAPRIQLLADVSDPVAPQMVNGLLQKVTMTAAPDLMMQGGIQQFEQHAGVLTPGQRSAVDAWLPQLKPAAGSAASAGAAGSFGVGVETVDVMRQGRSESLVSFYAAGVGVMFLLFSVSAGGGTLLDEVDSGTLDRVLSTRVGMSGLLVGKWLFLALVGVLQLTVMFVWGRVAFGLDLFSHVPGFLIMTLVTAGAAAAFGLMLATLARTRAQLSAISTIIILTMSALGGSMFPRFLMSETMQKLGLLTFNGWALDGYLKVFWRDAPVLALWPQVAVLIALTAVFLALARTFARRWETA
- a CDS encoding nitrilase-related carbon-nitrogen hydrolase; protein product: MKIALIQQSASHDKADNVRRGLEAVDAAATQGAALVVFAELAFERFHPQRPADGDPLRLAEPVPGPVTEAFAERARRHGVVIVLNLYERDGARAYDCSPVIDADGRLLGRTRMVHITEYACFHEQGYYTPGDTGAPVYDTRAGRIGVAICYDRHYPEYMRALAVAGADLVVVPQAGAVGEWPEGLYEAELQVAAFQNGYYTALCNRVGDEDCLTFSGESFVCAPDGRVIARAPALRDAVLYAGVDLGAASRSHARRLFMRDRRPELYADWIAR
- a CDS encoding lipocalin-like domain-containing protein, whose product is MRERLIGSWRLVSYETKDAAGRTGRPYGNAVGRISYDANGNMTGQVMRPDRPAVEPGTEHAHQARTAFLGYIAYFGTYDVAPDGRSVVHHVQGALNPAWVGGDQVRQMRFDGDRLILSTVTRKDGAALIHELTWERC
- a CDS encoding septum formation initiator family protein, whose translation is MYFLSVSGTFPLDVHATHIYSRELPSWPVVPRRRAHRFWSQLLLFAASVLLVNGLIGERGWLATARARRAYAAAAQELAQLRHDNQALRERARQLRSDPRAIEAVARGELGLAAAHEIVVTVRTVTPGAR
- a CDS encoding beta-propeller fold lactonase family protein, whose product is MRMSSLRGSLWPLLGVAALLAACNRSPAPQQSAATPAPAPAAAPAAGPRVYVTDETGSRVVVIDPASRQVVRSIDVGKRPRGIAVSRDGRLIYVALSGSPIAGPGVDESKLPPADRAADGIGVIDLASGTLVRKYQSGQDPETFALSNDGRMMFISNEETAELSALDLESGAIKARVKIGEEPEGVTIRPDGRIVYVTCEGTNEVVGVDVATLKVVAHVPTGPRPRSIAFDREGRTGFVTAENAASITIFDAATHTVTKTLQIPKAPANPIPARPMGQVLSPDGARLFVTLGRAKSVAIVDVAAQSLAGSIEDVGTRPWGIGISADGRQLYTANGPSGDVAIIDAASGRVDAKIAVGGSPWGIAVTSK
- a CDS encoding carboxylesterase family protein — its product is MLRALATAALVWLAAAAPQPAADRVTTAAGPIEGAGAVDGVRSFKGIPFAAPPVGRLRWQAPQPVPQWKEVRPAKAFGNQCMQRRLFGDMVFRAAGMSEDCLYLNVWTPATRASERLPVLVYFYGGGFVAGDGSEPRYDGAALARRGLVTLTVNYRLNVFGFLAHPELSQESPRRTSGNYGLLDQVAALQWVRDNIAAFGGDPRKVTIAGESAGSISVSALMASPLSRGLIAGAIGESGAAMPPTWTPLPLAEAETAGLAFTKLLGDAPFSEVRALPADRVLEATAGPAAARFPIVIDGYFLPKTLNEIFAAGQQAQVPLLAGWNSQESGPGAVLGRGNPPTPENFTRAVRQIFNDTTDEALRHYPATTPEQVQQSATDLAGDRFIGFSTWKWVTLHGRGGKPPVYRYFYTRPRPAMRPEKGNAGPAGGAAHSAEIEYALGNLGTNEVYAWTPDDYKVSETFQGYVVNFVKTGNPNGSGLPPWPATNAGSEQQVLRIDVVTKADPDKYRERYLFLDRFYSVK